In the Actinomycetota bacterium genome, one interval contains:
- a CDS encoding adenylosuccinate lyase, which produces MIERYSRPRMRAIWELRNKFDKWLEIEILATEAHVKLGVVPEDALREIKDKAAFSVERIGVIEAETHHDVIAFLTNVAENVGPASRYVHYGLTSSDVVDTGLAVQMKEAVDILIEDVREIVNLLKAKALEYKDLVCVGRTHGIQAEPMTFGLKFANWAFEMHRNLNRLERAKAAISVGKLSGAVGTYSNIDPWVEEFVCERLGLTPAPVSTQVLQRDRHAEYMTALAICAATIEKIAVEVRALQKTETREVEEPFAKGQKGSSAMPHKRNPIIAERLAGQARVLRANALVALENVALWHERDISHSSVERIIIPDSTMLLDYMLGKLKWLIEGLLVYPENMRKNLDITGGLIYSSRVLLALVDKGITREEAYQLVQRNAMATWRGEGELKGLLKADAEVAKLIPDEELDELFSTDYFLRNVETVFKRLERLDD; this is translated from the coding sequence ATGATAGAGAGATATTCGCGGCCGCGGATGAGAGCCATATGGGAATTAAGGAATAAGTTCGACAAATGGCTGGAGATTGAGATTCTCGCCACCGAAGCCCATGTGAAGCTGGGCGTAGTCCCGGAGGACGCCCTCCGGGAGATAAAGGATAAGGCGGCTTTCTCGGTCGAGCGCATCGGGGTAATCGAGGCGGAGACCCACCACGACGTCATCGCGTTTCTAACCAACGTCGCCGAAAACGTCGGCCCGGCGTCGCGCTACGTCCACTACGGGCTGACCTCATCCGACGTCGTCGATACCGGCCTGGCGGTCCAGATGAAAGAGGCCGTCGACATTCTCATCGAGGATGTGCGCGAAATCGTCAACCTTTTAAAAGCCAAGGCTTTAGAGTATAAAGACCTGGTATGCGTGGGGCGCACCCACGGCATCCAGGCCGAGCCGATGACCTTCGGCCTCAAATTCGCCAACTGGGCGTTTGAGATGCACCGCAACCTCAACCGCCTGGAGCGCGCCAAAGCGGCCATCTCGGTCGGGAAACTCTCCGGGGCGGTCGGCACCTACTCTAATATCGACCCGTGGGTCGAGGAGTTTGTCTGCGAGCGGCTCGGCCTCACCCCGGCGCCCGTCTCCACCCAGGTGCTCCAGCGCGACCGGCACGCCGAATACATGACAGCGCTCGCAATTTGCGCGGCGACCATCGAAAAAATTGCCGTCGAGGTGCGCGCCCTGCAGAAGACGGAGACGCGCGAGGTCGAGGAACCCTTTGCCAAAGGCCAGAAGGGCTCCTCGGCTATGCCGCACAAGCGCAACCCGATTATCGCCGAGCGCCTGGCCGGCCAGGCGCGCGTCTTGCGCGCAAACGCGCTGGTGGCGCTGGAGAACGTGGCGCTCTGGCACGAGCGCGACATCTCGCATTCATCGGTCGAGCGCATCATCATCCCCGACAGCACCATGCTCCTCGACTATATGCTCGGCAAGCTCAAATGGCTCATCGAAGGCCTTCTCGTCTACCCGGAAAACATGCGGAAGAATCTCGACATAACGGGCGGGCTCATCTACTCATCCCGCGTCCTGCTCGCGCTCGTCGACAAGGGTATAACGCGCGAGGAGGCCTACCAGTTGGTCCAGCGCAACGCCATGGCGACGTGGCGGGGCGAGGGCGAACTTAAGGGTTTGCTCAAAGCCGATGCGGAGGTCGCGAAGCTCATCCCCGACGAGGAACTCGACGAGCTTTTCAGCACCGATTATTTCTTGCGCAATGTGGAGACCGTCTTCAAGCGCTTGGAGAGGCTCGACGATTAG
- the purD gene encoding phosphoribosylamine--glycine ligase, producing the protein MKVLVIGSGGREHALVWKIKQSPMVDEVFCVPGNGGIAREATDVPIDPSDFNALADFAQAQAIGLTVVGPEVPLVAGITDVFAARGLKVFGPSAKAAQLEGSKIFAKDIMEKYGVPTAAAKLFTDYGEAAAYLATLDAPYVVKADGLAAGKGVFIAKTLAEAEDAVRSCLVKGQFGAAGDQVVIEEYMEGSELSVLAFSDGKNVMPMVPAQDYKRAYDGDEGLNTGGMGSYSPVPIVTAELYEDIVELVLKPMIAGLSAEGIEYRGVIYAGLMLTKTGPRVLEFNARFGDPETQAILPRLESDIIEPMLAVAEGDISRVKLKWKDEVCATVVLASGGYPSDYETGFEITGLDEASAMEGVAVFHAGTKLSEGKIVTAGGRVLNVSALGTDFAQARERAYAAIEKINFEGMHYRKDIALRAVDMG; encoded by the coding sequence TTGAAAGTACTGGTGATTGGGAGCGGGGGGCGCGAGCATGCCCTGGTATGGAAGATAAAACAGAGCCCGATGGTGGACGAGGTCTTCTGCGTGCCGGGAAACGGCGGAATCGCGCGCGAGGCAACGGACGTTCCAATCGACCCATCCGATTTCAATGCGCTCGCCGATTTCGCTCAAGCCCAGGCGATAGGCTTGACGGTCGTCGGCCCCGAGGTTCCGCTTGTCGCCGGGATAACCGATGTCTTTGCCGCCCGCGGGCTCAAAGTATTCGGGCCGAGCGCGAAAGCGGCTCAGCTCGAGGGGAGCAAGATCTTCGCCAAGGACATCATGGAAAAATACGGCGTGCCGACCGCCGCCGCCAAGCTCTTTACGGACTATGGCGAAGCCGCCGCGTATCTCGCAACGCTCGACGCCCCCTATGTCGTCAAAGCCGACGGTCTGGCCGCGGGCAAAGGGGTCTTTATAGCGAAGACGCTGGCGGAGGCTGAGGACGCGGTTAGGAGCTGCCTGGTCAAGGGGCAATTCGGAGCGGCGGGCGACCAAGTGGTCATCGAAGAATACATGGAGGGGTCGGAGCTTTCGGTGCTTGCATTTAGTGATGGAAAAAACGTGATGCCGATGGTCCCGGCGCAGGATTACAAGCGCGCTTACGATGGCGACGAGGGCTTAAATACCGGAGGCATGGGCTCGTACTCGCCAGTCCCGATCGTTACCGCTGAACTCTATGAGGATATCGTGGAGTTGGTTTTGAAGCCGATGATAGCGGGCTTGTCCGCCGAGGGCATCGAATACCGGGGTGTTATCTACGCCGGCTTGATGCTAACAAAGACCGGGCCGAGGGTTCTCGAGTTCAACGCGCGCTTCGGCGACCCCGAGACGCAGGCGATTCTGCCGCGCCTCGAAAGCGACATCATCGAGCCGATGCTCGCGGTCGCCGAGGGCGATATCTCTCGCGTCAAGCTGAAATGGAAGGACGAGGTCTGCGCGACCGTAGTCCTGGCCTCCGGCGGTTATCCGAGCGATTATGAGACCGGTTTTGAGATAACCGGCCTCGATGAGGCATCGGCGATGGAGGGCGTCGCCGTCTTCCACGCGGGGACTAAGCTGAGCGAGGGCAAAATTGTGACTGCCGGGGGCAGGGTGCTCAATGTGAGCGCGCTGGGGACGGACTTCGCGCAGGCGCGCGAGCGCGCGTACGCGGCGATTGAGAAGATCAATTTTGAGGGCATGCATTACCGCAAAGACATCGCGCTCCGCGCTGTCGATATGGGATAG
- a CDS encoding glycosyltransferase family 2 protein, protein MENVVRANEFADAGGRALAQPVASIIIPIHNEESFLAGALAELQAGLEKTGVAYELILCENGSTDKTRELAFSLADETPHTRLLTTDSPDYGGAMKLGVLAANGPHIIVFDIDYFSVRFMNEALALLENYDVVLASKLAPGTEDKRGLARQTITRGFSLILKLLFNTKLSDTHGMKAFRRRKIEALALQSRMSKDLFDTELVLRAERSGLKIKEMPIVIEEKRAARSSILKRIPRTVFGLLRLRYFFTIESRRERRA, encoded by the coding sequence ATGGAAAATGTTGTCCGGGCGAATGAGTTCGCAGATGCGGGAGGCCGCGCTTTAGCCCAGCCGGTCGCATCGATAATCATCCCGATCCATAACGAAGAGTCGTTCTTGGCCGGGGCGCTGGCGGAACTCCAGGCCGGCTTGGAGAAGACAGGCGTAGCATACGAGCTGATTCTGTGCGAAAACGGCAGCACCGATAAGACCCGCGAGCTGGCGTTTTCGCTAGCCGACGAGACACCGCACACCCGCCTGCTGACCACGGATTCGCCGGATTACGGGGGCGCCATGAAGCTGGGTGTCCTCGCCGCGAACGGGCCGCACATCATCGTCTTCGACATCGATTACTTTAGTGTGCGATTTATGAATGAGGCTCTTGCTCTGCTCGAAAATTACGATGTAGTGCTCGCCTCTAAACTCGCGCCCGGGACCGAGGATAAACGGGGACTGGCGCGCCAGACCATAACACGAGGCTTCAGCCTGATCCTTAAGCTGCTATTTAACACAAAGCTGAGCGACACGCACGGGATGAAGGCTTTCCGTCGCAGGAAAATCGAGGCGCTGGCGCTCCAAAGCCGCATGTCGAAGGACCTTTTCGATACGGAACTCGTATTGCGCGCCGAGCGGAGCGGACTCAAGATAAAAGAGATGCCCATCGTTATAGAGGAAAAGCGCGCCGCCCGCTCCAGTATTCTCAAAAGGATTCCGCGAACCGTCTTCGGCCTGCTTAGATTGCGCTATTTCTTTACTATCGAGAGCCGGCGCGAACGCCGCGCGTAG
- a CDS encoding DUF2079 domain-containing protein: protein MSLYRVLDGEFEKVAASGWPEQLKELVIEKLVEGDGLLPERLLVIDGWGAPEGATGLIALDRQGSLVVLLIADSTTSPQAIEAASALAWNLRYTSFVELDAVYAKYLAQKSRLGSELAKSHAEFYAQGNVLDRGLFNQNQRVLVLAPEYPEPTLDAMRWRRLELQIDAYSLAFIDAGPDISLARIEPVNLIGAGRIATFFSLIFKAPAAVIGRLASGALDSDEKKDEPGDAGGVEAESLPNERPSRYAKQTYEYAALGAMMLLYIATFSFLTVRMHNNFSTYGFDLGIFDQGIWLLSRLKEPFITVRGLHLFGEHLSFNLLLVAPLYKIWPDVRLLLVLQTMVLAIGALPVYLLAKERLKNGILSLAMAASYLLYPALQWLNHDQFHPDALATPALLFAFYLAKKRRYTLFAVSALVAVLAKEDVALVMIMMGLYLAVTDNRTVGFATSLASLAWFVVGIKYILPAFNGTSLFYAQNFSRLGSTLGEVAINTLTKPGLILPIIIQESNLIYFTQLLAPVAFSPLASIEVLLISLPALFSNAVSRQGYMHNIEYHYTATIIPFVFAGAILAIEKLALKKREAVVVAALLVAVALTSNFFWSPSPISSRHQRAFVVIDEARRASMERAVALIPDDAVVSASYVFVPHLTHREKIYEFPNPYAAVNWGVNGENPADKNTIDFVIVDFSQLGSDQRKIVSTLRNTAFTQVFSRNDILVLKRD, encoded by the coding sequence GTGTCGCTATATCGCGTCCTCGACGGCGAATTTGAGAAAGTCGCAGCGTCCGGTTGGCCGGAGCAGCTCAAGGAGCTGGTCATAGAGAAGCTGGTAGAAGGAGATGGGCTCCTCCCGGAGCGGCTCCTCGTCATCGACGGCTGGGGGGCTCCGGAGGGCGCGACAGGCCTCATCGCCCTAGACCGGCAAGGCTCACTCGTGGTGCTGCTCATCGCCGACTCCACGACATCGCCACAAGCGATAGAGGCCGCATCCGCGCTCGCATGGAACCTGCGGTATACTTCCTTCGTCGAGTTGGACGCGGTATACGCGAAATACCTTGCCCAAAAGAGCCGGCTCGGCAGCGAGCTGGCTAAATCACATGCCGAATTCTATGCGCAGGGTAACGTCCTCGACAGAGGGCTCTTCAATCAGAACCAGCGCGTGCTGGTGCTGGCGCCCGAATACCCCGAGCCGACCCTGGACGCTATGCGCTGGCGCAGGCTAGAGCTGCAAATAGACGCTTATTCGCTCGCCTTCATCGATGCCGGGCCCGACATTAGCCTAGCGCGGATCGAGCCGGTAAACCTTATCGGCGCGGGCCGTATAGCGACCTTCTTCTCGCTCATCTTTAAAGCTCCCGCGGCCGTCATCGGGCGACTCGCCTCAGGAGCGCTCGATTCCGATGAGAAAAAAGACGAGCCCGGCGATGCGGGCGGCGTTGAAGCGGAGAGTCTCCCAAACGAACGCCCGTCCAGGTATGCGAAGCAGACCTATGAATACGCGGCGCTCGGCGCAATGATGCTCTTATACATAGCCACCTTTTCGTTCTTGACGGTTCGCATGCACAACAACTTCAGCACCTACGGATTCGACCTCGGCATATTCGACCAGGGAATCTGGCTCCTTAGCCGGCTCAAGGAACCGTTCATCACCGTGCGCGGCCTTCACCTCTTCGGCGAGCACCTCTCATTCAACCTGCTGCTGGTAGCCCCGCTCTATAAAATCTGGCCCGACGTCCGTCTCTTGCTGGTTTTACAGACCATGGTACTGGCTATCGGCGCGCTCCCGGTCTACCTGCTGGCAAAGGAGCGGCTTAAGAACGGGATCCTGTCATTGGCCATGGCGGCATCGTACCTGCTCTATCCGGCGCTCCAATGGCTCAATCACGACCAGTTCCACCCGGACGCGCTGGCGACACCCGCCTTGCTCTTCGCATTTTACCTCGCTAAAAAACGGCGTTATACACTCTTCGCGGTCAGCGCTCTCGTCGCGGTGCTCGCAAAGGAAGATGTCGCGCTCGTAATGATTATGATGGGACTATACCTCGCGGTCACCGACAACCGCACGGTCGGGTTTGCAACCTCCCTGGCGTCACTCGCCTGGTTTGTGGTCGGTATAAAATACATTCTTCCCGCGTTTAACGGGACAAGCCTCTTCTATGCCCAAAATTTTTCCAGGCTCGGCTCGACGCTGGGAGAGGTCGCCATCAATACCCTGACCAAACCCGGCCTCATCTTGCCCATCATAATACAAGAGAGCAATCTCATATATTTCACACAACTGCTGGCACCGGTCGCGTTTTCACCGCTAGCCAGTATCGAGGTCTTGCTCATATCGCTCCCCGCGCTCTTCTCCAACGCCGTAAGCCGGCAGGGCTATATGCACAATATCGAGTATCACTACACCGCGACCATCATCCCGTTCGTCTTCGCCGGGGCGATTCTCGCCATCGAAAAACTCGCGCTTAAGAAGAGAGAAGCGGTCGTTGTGGCCGCCCTGCTCGTCGCGGTGGCGCTGACGTCGAACTTCTTCTGGAGCCCATCGCCGATATCGAGCCGACACCAGCGGGCTTTCGTCGTCATCGACGAGGCGAGACGCGCTTCTATGGAGAGGGCCGTCGCATTAATACCGGATGACGCCGTGGTCAGCGCGTCCTACGTCTTCGTGCCGCACCTGACGCACCGCGAAAAGATATATGAGTTCCCGAATCCTTACGCCGCGGTCAACTGGGGCGTAAACGGCGAAAACCCGGCCGATAAGAATACTATAGACTTTGTTATCGTAGATTTTTCCCAGCTCGGTTCCGACCAGCGGAAAATCGTAAGCACGCTGCGCAACACCGCATTTACGCAGGTCTTTAGTAGAAATGATATTTTGGTTTTAAAACGGGATTAG
- a CDS encoding class E sortase: MAAGKRAMIYRIVGLSLIAVGAYILLQIAFTDVYTGYKQRQLQNDWDKAAAGVSEEQECAPALLSSIEDSPTIERAAATLDETEESQEAIGEAKKSRSAETVAEEKAAPPTTKARQKFKEKEPFARIVIPKIDLDAIVVEGVGAEALKLGPGHMEETAHPGEHGNMVISGHRVTYSRPFFYLDELVKGDLILVSDATEQHAYYVVETKVVKPTEISVIEPTEDRTLTLTTCNPRFSAKTRLIIVAKMRDGE, translated from the coding sequence ATGGCTGCCGGCAAAAGGGCGATGATTTATAGGATAGTGGGACTCTCGCTCATAGCGGTCGGCGCCTATATCCTGCTGCAAATCGCCTTCACGGATGTATATACGGGCTATAAACAGCGGCAACTCCAGAACGATTGGGATAAGGCCGCTGCCGGCGTCTCCGAGGAGCAGGAGTGCGCACCCGCTCTCTTGTCGTCGATAGAGGATTCGCCGACGATCGAGCGCGCGGCGGCGACCCTGGACGAAACAGAGGAGTCGCAAGAGGCGATCGGCGAAGCGAAGAAATCCCGGTCGGCGGAGACCGTTGCCGAAGAGAAAGCCGCGCCGCCCACGACCAAAGCGCGTCAAAAATTCAAGGAGAAGGAGCCGTTTGCCCGCATCGTCATCCCCAAAATCGACCTCGACGCCATCGTCGTCGAAGGCGTCGGCGCGGAGGCCTTAAAGCTGGGGCCGGGTCATATGGAGGAGACCGCCCACCCCGGTGAGCACGGCAACATGGTCATCTCCGGGCACCGCGTCACCTATAGCAGGCCCTTTTTCTACCTGGATGAGCTTGTCAAAGGCGATCTGATCCTCGTCAGCGACGCCACCGAGCAGCACGCCTACTATGTGGTCGAGACCAAAGTCGTTAAGCCGACCGAAATCAGCGTCATCGAGCCGACCGAAGACCGGACTTTGACCCTTACCACCTGCAATCCCCGGTTTTCCGCAAAGACCAGGCTTATCATCGTGGCGAAGATGCGCGACGGTGAGTAG
- a CDS encoding adenylosuccinate synthase: protein MPATILMGTQWGDEGKGKVTDWLANEMDLVVRYQGGHNAGHTVIADGHELKLHLLPSGILHSNIICVIASGLVIDPKALIKELDEVAELGIDRPNLVLSANAHLIMPYHRLLDQASELKLGSYKIGTTGLGIGPAYTDKASRVGLRVQDLLDMKIFREKLEVALTFKNQVLTKIYDTEPLDVDEIVDEYKGYAERLNGIIGDASRIINDSLDEGKNVLLEGAQGMMLDLDYGTYPFVTSSSPIAGGACVGAGVSPLRVKRIIGIAKAYTTRVGAGPFPTELEDDTGELMRKVGVEFGTTTGRARRCGWFDAVILKYTAKINGLTEIALTKLDVLSPFETLKICVGYEYEGKVYDYMPYHQTVFHGAKPIYEEVEGWNTDISGIVTYDALPKAARAYVDRLQELIGAPITMISVGPSREQTILR from the coding sequence ATGCCTGCGACAATTCTCATGGGGACACAGTGGGGAGATGAAGGAAAAGGAAAGGTCACCGATTGGCTGGCCAACGAGATGGACCTCGTAGTACGCTATCAGGGAGGTCACAACGCCGGCCATACCGTCATCGCCGACGGTCACGAACTCAAGCTCCATCTTTTGCCCTCGGGCATTCTTCACTCCAACATTATTTGCGTTATAGCATCGGGCTTGGTCATCGACCCCAAAGCGCTCATCAAGGAACTCGATGAGGTCGCGGAGTTGGGAATCGATCGTCCCAACCTGGTGCTAAGCGCGAATGCCCATCTTATAATGCCCTACCACCGGTTGCTCGACCAGGCGTCCGAGCTAAAACTCGGCTCGTATAAAATCGGCACGACCGGCTTGGGCATCGGTCCGGCCTATACCGACAAAGCGTCGCGCGTCGGTCTGCGGGTACAAGACCTGCTCGATATGAAGATATTCCGCGAGAAGCTCGAGGTCGCGCTGACCTTTAAGAACCAGGTGCTTACGAAAATCTACGACACGGAACCTCTCGATGTCGACGAAATCGTCGATGAGTACAAGGGATACGCCGAGCGGCTCAACGGCATCATCGGCGATGCGAGCCGCATCATAAACGACTCGCTCGACGAGGGCAAGAACGTCTTACTAGAGGGCGCGCAGGGGATGATGCTCGATCTCGATTACGGAACCTATCCTTTTGTGACCTCGTCTTCGCCTATAGCGGGCGGGGCGTGCGTCGGCGCGGGTGTAAGCCCGCTCAGGGTCAAACGCATCATCGGAATCGCCAAGGCCTACACGACGCGCGTCGGCGCGGGCCCCTTCCCGACGGAACTCGAGGATGATACCGGAGAGTTGATGCGCAAGGTGGGCGTCGAGTTCGGCACGACGACGGGTCGCGCGCGGCGCTGCGGCTGGTTCGACGCAGTCATTCTTAAATACACCGCCAAAATCAACGGGTTGACCGAAATCGCCTTGACCAAACTCGATGTGCTCTCGCCCTTTGAGACCTTAAAGATTTGCGTAGGCTATGAATACGAGGGCAAGGTATATGACTATATGCCCTACCATCAGACGGTCTTCCACGGCGCGAAGCCTATCTATGAAGAGGTCGAGGGCTGGAATACGGATATCAGCGGTATCGTCACGTACGACGCGCTTCCCAAAGCGGCCCGCGCTTATGTCGACCGGCTTCAGGAGCTTATCGGGGCGCCCATAACGATGATTTCGGTCGGGCCGAGCCGCGAACAGACCATATTGCGATAA
- a CDS encoding NAD(P)/FAD-dependent oxidoreductase yields the protein MADYDVIIVGSGPAGIFAALELAKEGEPRVLILEKGPDVEKRDCLERSTGKCAHCKPCRITSGWGGAGAFSDGKLTLSTEIGGWLGDYVGDDELARLIDYADHVYREFGATSEVHGTNDENIRQLQSRALLADMRLIAMKVRHMGTDRSYDIIKLMRDRLDAHVDIRTGTPVENLLTEDGRVTGVRTADGEEITGRYVIAAPGREGADWLSAEARRLGLSVVNNAVDIGVRVEVPAAVMEPLTKELYEPKLIYNTKSFEDRVRTFCVCPYGVVASEAVDGVITVNGHSYAEKKTENTNFALLVSTMFTEPFKEPIAYAKYIARLANLLGDGILVQRLGDLKDGRRSTPERIARGTVRPTYGDATPGDLSFVLPYRYLSDIMEMLEALDELAPGVNSRNALLYGVEVKFYSSRLRLTSALETEIENLYAIGDGAGVTRGLIQSSASGIVAARAILDSLAGRK from the coding sequence ATGGCGGATTATGATGTCATCATAGTCGGCAGTGGGCCGGCCGGTATCTTTGCAGCTCTAGAGCTTGCCAAGGAAGGCGAACCCAGAGTTCTGATACTCGAGAAGGGTCCCGACGTCGAAAAGCGGGACTGCTTAGAACGGTCTACCGGGAAATGCGCCCATTGTAAACCTTGTCGTATCACCTCGGGTTGGGGCGGCGCCGGAGCGTTCAGCGACGGCAAGCTGACTCTCTCAACCGAGATTGGGGGATGGCTCGGAGATTACGTCGGCGACGACGAACTCGCGCGTCTTATCGACTATGCGGACCACGTCTATCGCGAATTCGGCGCTACGAGCGAGGTCCACGGGACCAACGACGAGAATATCAGGCAGTTGCAAAGCCGGGCGCTCCTGGCCGATATGCGGCTCATTGCGATGAAAGTCCGCCACATGGGGACCGACCGTTCTTACGATATCATCAAGTTGATGAGGGACCGGCTCGATGCGCACGTTGACATAAGGACCGGAACACCGGTCGAGAACCTGCTGACCGAGGATGGGCGCGTAACCGGTGTTCGAACCGCCGACGGTGAGGAGATAACGGGCCGCTATGTAATAGCCGCACCCGGCAGGGAGGGCGCCGACTGGCTCAGCGCCGAAGCGAGAAGGCTCGGTTTATCGGTTGTGAACAATGCCGTTGACATAGGGGTTCGCGTCGAGGTTCCCGCCGCGGTCATGGAGCCCCTGACCAAAGAACTCTACGAGCCGAAGCTCATTTACAACACGAAGTCGTTCGAGGACCGGGTGCGCACGTTCTGCGTCTGCCCGTATGGCGTGGTAGCCTCCGAGGCCGTCGATGGCGTGATAACCGTAAACGGCCATAGCTATGCCGAAAAAAAGACGGAGAACACCAATTTCGCGCTCCTGGTCAGCACGATGTTTACGGAACCGTTCAAAGAGCCGATAGCCTACGCGAAGTATATAGCGCGGCTCGCCAACCTTCTCGGAGACGGTATCTTGGTCCAACGCCTCGGCGACCTGAAGGACGGGCGTCGTTCGACCCCCGAGAGGATCGCCAGGGGCACGGTGCGTCCGACCTATGGCGATGCGACACCGGGTGACTTGAGTTTTGTGCTGCCTTATAGGTATTTGTCCGACATAATGGAGATGCTCGAAGCGCTCGATGAGCTGGCGCCGGGCGTAAATTCCAGGAACGCACTCCTCTACGGGGTAGAGGTAAAGTTTTACTCATCGCGGCTGCGGCTTACGTCCGCGCTCGAGACGGAGATAGAAAATCTTTATGCGATAGGCGACGGGGCTGGCGTGACCAGGGGTTTGATTCAGTCCTCGGCCAGCGGAATCGTCGCGGCTCGCGCAATACTTGACTCGTTAGCTGGGAGGAAATAA
- a CDS encoding type II toxin-antitoxin system RelE/ParE family toxin, whose amino-acid sequence MAREVVWSAEAVADIEALANYIARDSAAYATSFVQEILDSSKTLSSFSKRGRIVPELDDSSVRELLIRDYRIIYHVEKSRIIILGLIHGSRDLNKPWKSK is encoded by the coding sequence ATGGCTCGAGAAGTAGTCTGGTCAGCAGAAGCTGTTGCTGATATCGAAGCACTCGCTAACTATATCGCGAGGGATTCTGCCGCATATGCCACCTCATTTGTTCAAGAGATATTAGATTCCAGTAAAACGCTCAGTTCGTTTTCTAAGAGAGGGCGCATCGTTCCCGAACTCGATGATTCTAGCGTTCGTGAGCTTTTAATAAGAGATTACAGGATCATCTACCACGTTGAGAAATCCCGTATTATAATATTAGGCCTCATCCACGGCAGCCGAGATCTAAACAAACCATGGAAGAGTAAATAA